A segment of the Sphingomonas cannabina genome:
CGATCCCCGGCCCCGATGCCCCGCCCCCGCCCGGGCCGCCGCCGGCGCCGCAGCCGGGCCAGCCGACCACTCCGCCGCCCGAAACCCCGCCGCAGCCGGCGCCGGGGCGGCCGGACGCGCCGCCGCCGGAGGTCGATCCGCCGGGACCCGACATCGACGTGCCGACGCCGGGGAGCGACCCGAGCACGCCGCCTATCCAGCCGATTGCCTGAGAGGAATTACGTCATGAGCGACCGGAATCGCGATCCACATCCCGACAGCCTGCCCGAGGATGACCACGACGAGCGCAGCGACATCGAGCAGGCGGTCGAGAGCCGCAGCGACGAGCTCAAGCGCCGCGGCGCCGATACCGATTCGCCGCTAGAACCAACGGTGTCGGTCGACACTGCCGGTGGTGCCGGCGGGACGGTGAAGAATCAGGAGGATGCAGGGCAGTAGTGCCCGAACATCATCTTCTGCAGGAATCATGGGCGCTGTCCTCCAGCGCTTCTTCCTGCCCAGGTGAAGGGCGCTCCGCGGATAGCGAGAGGTCAGGTGAGAATGGCGGACTTCACCAAGGCGCGGAAATCGCCAACCGCCTGATCGAAATAGTAGAGCCGCGGCGCATCGAACGTCATCATGTAAAGACTGCCCTTGATGATCGCGGCGCTCGCTTCGCCCTTGCGGGGCAAATTGTCCGAATCGGTATAGGTGTAGGTGAATCGCACGCCTTCATGGCCCAGGAATTCCGCCGGCTCGGTCGACGCAACTGAAAACGTCCCGATCTGCTTGTAGGCGCGATAGGTGGATTCCAGCAGTTCCGGCACCTCGACGATCAGCGTGTCCTTCGTGAATTTGGGAAGCGGCTCCTTCTTCTTGCTCCGCTCCTTGATAAGCGGCTTGCCGGCAGCGATTCCGCCGTAGAAGGTGACGTCGTTGAGCTGATCGCCGTCGAGCGTCCAGGTTTCGGTATTCTTCCCGGCGCTCACGCCAAGGCGGTTCCAATCGCGGGACGGCGTCACCGAAACCGCTGAATCGGCCACCGTCACCGTCACCCCCTTCTCGCGCAGCTTGTGGGCATAGGCGGTTGTCGTCAGCAAAAGCGCCGGCAGCAGGGCCAGGGCGAGCACGGGTCGTGCGTGCAGGGACATCAATTGGTCACCCCTTCCTTGGTAAGCATCATCCGGATCATGGCGGCGTCCGATGCTTCGGGTTTCAACTCGAGATATTTGCGCAAGGCGGCCTGCCCATCCGTCGGGCGGCCGGTCTTGATCAGGGAAAGGCCGAGCCCGCGATGCGCATCGGCCAGCGCGGTGTCGAGCCGAATGGCCGATTCGTAGAATTCGGCCGCGTTGACCAGGTCACGTTGCTGACCGCGCAGCCGATACAGCTCGCCGCGCGCGAACCAGAGCGGCGCCGTCCACCCCGACGCGGCAAGCGATTGGATCAGATAGTCGCTGGCCCCGAAATCGTTCAGCTTGATCTGATCGTCGAGGAAGATCGGCAACCAGTGGGCCATCGCCTCCCGGTAACGATCGGCGCCGTCGTCGCGGGAAGCACCGTCGGGGTCCGCCAGCGCCGCCATCGTCAAGGCCCGCTCGCCCTCGGGAGGATGCGACGCCGTGAACGCGATCGCATTGAATCTCGGCTTGCTGAGCCCCTTGCTGCGGGACGATGCCTCGATCTCCGCCATGAGATTCTGCCAGACCGCGGAGGCGGCCTGCGGCCTCAACTTGCTGGTGTTCAGATATCCGACCCCCAGCCGATCGGCCTCGCGCTCATTGTCCCGGCTGTACCGGAACAAATTGCCGTAGACGGAGAGTTGGACATCAGCGTACGACCGCCTCACATTATAGCTCGGCGCCATGCTGGCGAGCAGCGCGCTCCATGCCAGCAGATCGGTTCCCGTCCGCCTGGCCTTGAAAAGTTTCAAGCCATGGCGCTGCTCATAATGCCCGAACTCATGGCCGAGGATGGCGCCCAGCTCGGCTTCGCTGCGCATCCGCAGCAGGAGGCCGGAGAAGACCCGCATCGTGCCGTTGGACGACATGTTGGCGTTGAACGTGGGTTCGCGCATGATGTACACGCGCACCGCCTTGCAGCGATCGGTCCCGACCGTGTCGCACAGGACATGTCGGACATAGGCGTTCAGCTTTTCGTCGCGAATGACCAGTTCGGAGGCGGCGAGCCTGCGTTCGGACTCGTCAAACTCCCGCCACAGACCGATCTCGTCGACGCCCTGCGGCTGGTAGGCGCCGACATAGGGCGGCGGCGGCGGAGCGACCTCTGCCATCGCCGGCCCGGCGAGAACTGCCGCCAGGGCGCCGGCGACCATCGCGCCGGCGCGCCTCACTTGTCGGCATCCTTGTCGAGATTGCTGCCCGGGAAATCCTCGAGCAGCTGGCGCACGCGCTTCTCGGAGCCGTCGACTTCCCTGGGGTCGCCGCCCATCTGTCCGTCCGCATTGAGCCAGAGAAGGTTGCCGGTCCTGAGGTCGACCAGCCCGGCAAAGCCCTGATGCTCGCCCGATTTGACCGCGATCCCGGGTCCGACCGCCGCCAATATCTGCAGCACTTTCCGTCCGGTCGATCCAAAGGCGTCCTTGTTGTAGATGAACAGCGCGTAATCGGCATCCTTTGCGCCGGGAAGGTCGGCGACACTGGCGCCCAACGACCAATCGAAAATATTCGCCTTATTGTCGCGCTTCTTGGTCGGCAGCCGATTGCCGACGAAGAACTGATATTCGATCACCGCCTGGGAAACCGCACCGAAGAGCTGCATGTGCTCCTCGAGATTCCGGGCATCCTCACCATAGGCCTCGGGTGCGGTGATCACCGCATTGCCGAGCTGCTTCTGATATTTCTCGAGCGCAGCCTGAATGTTCGTTCTGGCCCGATCCGTCCATTCCGCGTTCGGCTCGAATATCCCGCCGGTCGATTGGGATCCGACCCGCACCGATGGGTGGAAGACCAGGATTTTCTTGCCGCTGTTGCTGGCAAGCTCGAAGTCCTGTCGGACAGCGGACTTCTCCTGTGCCGCCACCGGAACGACGACAAGGCACAACGCCGCCGCTACGGCGAGCGCAATCCCCCTGAACATTATGTCCCCCCTTTGCGCGCCGAATCAAACCCCCATCGGCGCGCGGTTGGAGGGTAACTCCGGTCCGGCTAGTTGCAAGATAGTTTGTTGCGATCGGACAACGATATTGTCTCCGATCCGGCGCAGCTGAAGGCGGCTTCTAACCGCCCAGCGCCTTCCTGAGCAGCTCGTTGACGACGCCTGGGTTGGCCTTGCCGCCCATCGCCTTCATCGTCTGGCCGACGAAGAAGCCGAACAGCTGCTGCTTGCCGGCGCGATACTGTTCGAGCTGGCCGGGATTGGCGGCGAGGACATCGGCGATGACCTTCTCGATCGCGCCGGTGTCGGACGTCTGCTTGAGGCCGCGCTCCTCGACGATTTTCGCCGGGTCGCCGCCGGTCTCCAGCATCACCTCGAACACCTGCTTGGCGAGGCTGCCCGACAGCGTGCCGTCGGCGACGAGGCCGAGCAGCTCGGCAGCCTGATTGGGCGAGACCGGCGATTCGGTGATGTCCTTGCCGAGGCGGTTCAGCGCCCCGAACAGCTCGGAAGCGACCCAGTTGGAGGCCTGGACGGGCGCGGCGCCGGCCTCGAGCAGCGCGTCGAACCAGCGCGCGGTCTCGACCTCGGCGGTCAGCACGCCGGCATTATAGGGGGTGATCCCCAGCGCTTCGTAGCGCGCGCGCTTGGCGTCGGGCAGCTCGGGCAGGCTGGCGCGGCATTCCTCGAGGAAGGCGTCGTCGAGCTCGAGCGGGAGCAGGTCCGGGTCGGGGAAATAGCGATAGTCGTGCGCATCCTCCTTGGAGCGCATCGACCGCGTCGTGCCGGTGTCCGGATTGAACAGCCGCGTCTCCTGCACCACGCGGCCGCCCGCCTCCAGCACGTCGACCTGGCGCATCGCCTCATGCTCGATCGCCTGCATGACGAAGCGGACCGAGTTGACGTTCTTGGTCTCGGTGCGGATGCCGAACGGCTCGCCCGGCTTGCGGACCGACACATTGACGTCGGCGCGCATGGAGCCCTCCTCCATGTTGCCGTCGCAGCTGCCGACATATCTCAGAATCGATCTGAGCTTGCGGAGATAAGCTCCAGCCTCGGCTGGCGAGCGCATGTCCGGGCGGCTGACGATCTCCATCAGCGCCACCCCCGAGCGGTTGAGGTCGACGTAGCTGCGGGTCGGATGCTGGTCGTGCATCAGCTTGCCGGCGTCCTGCTCGACATGGATGCGCTCGACACCGACCGTCTTGGTCGCGTCGTCGACCTCAATCTCCACCGCGCCCTCGCCGACCAGCGGATGGTAGAGCTGGCTGATCTGATAGCCCTGCGGCAGATCGGCGTAGAAATAGTTCTTGCGGTCGAACCGCGACCATTTGTTGATCTGCGCGTCGATCGCCATGCCAGTGCGCACCGCCTGACGGATGCACTCCTTATTGGGTACCGGCAGCATGCCGGGCATCGCCGCGTCGACCAGGCTGACCTGGGTGTTGGGCTCGGCGCCGAAAGCGGTCGAGGCGCCCGAGAACAGCTTGGCGTTGGAGGTGACCTGGGCGTGGACCTCGAGGCCGATCACGACCTCCCACTCACCCGTGGCGCCCTGGATGCGATATTCTGCAGACATGCCGCCCCCATATGGCGTCGACGGATCGTTGGAAAGCCCGGTCCAGCGGTCTTGCGAGGGCCGAAGGGCCGTGCAACTGTGCAGTAAAGTAGCGGAGTCGAATTGATGTCGACCGCGGGGCTGCAATATGGCTTCCACCATAAACGATCCTTCACCTCGACGGCGAAGGCGGCGCTGCGTTACCAAAGTTACTCCGGTACCCTGAAAGTATTACTCCATTGCTATAGCCCGATCAATTTCCTTAAGCGCTACGTTACCGGCCAGGGATCCTACCCCGTGACCATCGACCTCAGGACACCGATCGGACCGGTCGGCGTGACTGCCTTTTCGCCGGAGGATATTCTGACGATCAACGAGATTTTCTTCTGGAAGGATTATGGGCAATCGCGCACCGACCGGATCGTCGTCGATTTC
Coding sequences within it:
- the gatB gene encoding Asp-tRNA(Asn)/Glu-tRNA(Gln) amidotransferase subunit GatB produces the protein MSAEYRIQGATGEWEVVIGLEVHAQVTSNAKLFSGASTAFGAEPNTQVSLVDAAMPGMLPVPNKECIRQAVRTGMAIDAQINKWSRFDRKNYFYADLPQGYQISQLYHPLVGEGAVEIEVDDATKTVGVERIHVEQDAGKLMHDQHPTRSYVDLNRSGVALMEIVSRPDMRSPAEAGAYLRKLRSILRYVGSCDGNMEEGSMRADVNVSVRKPGEPFGIRTETKNVNSVRFVMQAIEHEAMRQVDVLEAGGRVVQETRLFNPDTGTTRSMRSKEDAHDYRYFPDPDLLPLELDDAFLEECRASLPELPDAKRARYEALGITPYNAGVLTAEVETARWFDALLEAGAAPVQASNWVASELFGALNRLGKDITESPVSPNQAAELLGLVADGTLSGSLAKQVFEVMLETGGDPAKIVEERGLKQTSDTGAIEKVIADVLAANPGQLEQYRAGKQQLFGFFVGQTMKAMGGKANPGVVNELLRKALGG
- a CDS encoding M48 family metallopeptidase produces the protein MRRAGAMVAGALAAVLAGPAMAEVAPPPPPYVGAYQPQGVDEIGLWREFDESERRLAASELVIRDEKLNAYVRHVLCDTVGTDRCKAVRVYIMREPTFNANMSSNGTMRVFSGLLLRMRSEAELGAILGHEFGHYEQRHGLKLFKARRTGTDLLAWSALLASMAPSYNVRRSYADVQLSVYGNLFRYSRDNEREADRLGVGYLNTSKLRPQAASAVWQNLMAEIEASSRSKGLSKPRFNAIAFTASHPPEGERALTMAALADPDGASRDDGADRYREAMAHWLPIFLDDQIKLNDFGASDYLIQSLAASGWTAPLWFARGELYRLRGQQRDLVNAAEFYESAIRLDTALADAHRGLGLSLIKTGRPTDGQAALRKYLELKPEASDAAMIRMMLTKEGVTN